CCTGGTTCCTGCTGTTCAAATCCCGCGCCACCAATGCCATGGACGGAAACTACATGGTCGAGCGCGTAGGCGAACTCGAAAACTGGAAACCGTACGGGCTGGTGAAACCGATTCCGGCCAACCTCCGTAACTGGCTGGGTATGCTCGATATAATGGAAGGTAAGGGCCCCATCTATATGAGGACCGAAGAAGCCATCCAGAAGATCGCTTCCGAAGCCGGCGATGAAAAAGCGGCCAAGAAGAAGCTTAAAGAGCTTGAAGCTGAAGCCTGGGAAGACTTCCTCGATATGACCATTTCGCAGGCCATTCTCTGGGCCGCCACCAATGTCGAGCCCGAGAAGAAATCCTCCGAAATCGCCGCCGCCGAACCATACTTCATCGGTTCCCACTCCGGTGCCTCCGGCGCCTGGGTCAGCGGTCCGGAAGATCTACAGACCGGTGAAACCAAGAGTGAATATTTCTGGGGTTATGCCCATATGGCCACCGTTAAGGGAATGTTCTGTGCCGGGGATGCCTCCGGGGCCTCCTCGCACAAATTCTCGTCCGGTTCCCATGCCGAAGGTCGTATTGTCGGTAAAGCGGCCATTAAATTCATCGTCGATAACAACAATCATGCCAAAGTCGATCAGGCTGAAGTGGATGCTCTCAGAGAGAGGCTTCTCAAGCCGATCGACAATTTCGAAGCCCACAAGAACGCTTCCACCGATCCGACTGTCAATCCTAATTACATTCTGCCGAAGATGTTCATGTTTCGTCTGCAGAAGATTATGGATGAGTATGTCGGTGGTGTTTCGGCCCAGTTCTCGACCAACAAAGCTCAGCTCAGCCGCGCCCTGGAATTGCTCGGCTTCCTTCAGGAAGACTCCGAGAAGCTGGCGGCCCGGGATCTGCATGAACTGATGCGTTGCTGGGAGAATGTCCAGCGCATGTGGCAGGCCGAGGCTCATGCCCGCACCATCCTGTTCCGTGAAGAAACCCGCTGGCCCGGTTACTACTTCCGTGCCGACTATCCGAAACTGGATGACAAGAAGTGGCATGTCTTCGCCAACTGTCGCTGGGACCGCGACAAACACGAGTGGGAAATGATCAAACGCCCGATGCTCCATGTTTATCCCCAGGCTAAGGAGCATGAATTGCTTGGCGGTTGATTACCACCTGCGCTTTTCGAGTGATTACTCCGATGATATTATCGGAGTCTGATATAAATCTCCAGGCGTTCGGCAAACGGCGCCTGGAGATTTTTCGTAGATTTTTTGATTTTTACGATATGACCGTAGAGGATTGATTAAATGAGCCGCGAAATTTATACCTGCCCCTATTGCGGGCAGGAGCTGAAACCCTGGGCTACACCGGAAATGGCCTGCTGGAGCACCAGGGTACAGTATGTCTGCTTTAATGACAACTGCCCCTATTTTCTCAAGGGATGGGACTGGATGAGATCGCAGTTCCAGGTGAATGCTTCCTATCGCCACCGTTTCGATCCTGTCACCGGTGAAACCGGCCCGTTGCCGGTATGGTCGAAAGATGCCATGAAAAACGGTATTATTGAAAACCAGGAGAACCAATGCGAGAATTAGAAAATCTCAAGGAACATATTCTTAAGGATTATCCCCGTCTCGATCGAAGCAGTCAATTCACTTTTGCCTGTCACAAAAATGTTCCATGTTTCAATGAATGTTGCGGTGATGTCAATATTTTCCTGACCCCCTATGATATTATCCGATTGAAAAAGAATCTCCGTATAAGCTCGACCGAGTTTTTAAAAAAATACACTCTCTCCCCTTTTGATAAGAACCTGAAATACCCGGTGATTCTGCTTATGATGGGCGATGATGCTAAGAAAAAATGTCCCTTTGTC
This genomic stretch from Candidatus Zixiibacteriota bacterium harbors:
- the aprA gene encoding adenylyl-sulfate reductase subunit alpha; translated protein: MAKFETVEVTTDLLILGGGMAACGAAVEASYWAKKNNLKVTLVDKAAMDRSGAVAMGLSAINQYVDLTSGKNTVKDYVDYVRMDLMGITREDLVANIARHVDSTVHLFEKWGLPIWKDAEGNYVHEGRWQLMINGESYKVIVAEAAKNALAEAGGEYYERIFIVEPLMDGDRVAGAVGFSVRENKFYVFKAKAVIVSMGGAVHVFKPRSTGEGLGRAWYPPWNSGSSAYFTIRAGAEMTSQEVRFIPVRFKDAYGPVGAWFLLFKSRATNAMDGNYMVERVGELENWKPYGLVKPIPANLRNWLGMLDIMEGKGPIYMRTEEAIQKIASEAGDEKAAKKKLKELEAEAWEDFLDMTISQAILWAATNVEPEKKSSEIAAAEPYFIGSHSGASGAWVSGPEDLQTGETKSEYFWGYAHMATVKGMFCAGDASGASSHKFSSGSHAEGRIVGKAAIKFIVDNNNHAKVDQAEVDALRERLLKPIDNFEAHKNASTDPTVNPNYILPKMFMFRLQKIMDEYVGGVSAQFSTNKAQLSRALELLGFLQEDSEKLAARDLHELMRCWENVQRMWQAEAHARTILFREETRWPGYYFRADYPKLDDKKWHVFANCRWDRDKHEWEMIKRPMLHVYPQAKEHELLGG
- a CDS encoding ogr/Delta-like zinc finger family protein, producing MSREIYTCPYCGQELKPWATPEMACWSTRVQYVCFNDNCPYFLKGWDWMRSQFQVNASYRHRFDPVTGETGPLPVWSKDAMKNGIIENQENQCEN